One part of the Microbulbifer sp. THAF38 genome encodes these proteins:
- a CDS encoding ribonucleotide-diphosphate reductase subunit beta has translation MLSWDDFETKPQQSEKATEAQVAPKTQAKSVQEPSASYSAKAAAPAASAAPRNSSAAVEAARAAVASLDPAPGLEELEMGAARIQVDEKRIINCRADLNQLVPFKYDWAWQKYLDGCANHWMPQEINMNKDVSMWKDPNGLTEDERRIVEYSLGYFSTADSLVANNLVLAIYRHITNPECRQYLLRQSFEEAIHTHAYQYCVESLGMDEGEVFNMYREVPAVAKKAAWSLSHTQAIGDPNFKTGTVESDQELLRNLIAFYAVTEGIFFYCGFSQILSMGRRNKMTGVAEQFQYILRDESMHLNFGIDVINQIKLENPHLWTAEFQQEVTQMILEGMELEVAYARDTMPRGVLGMNANMMEEYLQFIANRRLSQLGLKEQFPGAQNPFPWMSEIMDLRKEKNFFETRVIEYQTGGALQW, from the coding sequence ATGCTGAGCTGGGACGATTTCGAAACTAAGCCCCAACAATCCGAAAAAGCTACGGAAGCGCAGGTAGCGCCGAAAACCCAGGCGAAATCCGTGCAAGAACCCAGCGCTTCCTACTCTGCCAAAGCCGCAGCTCCGGCGGCCAGCGCTGCGCCCCGCAACAGCTCCGCTGCCGTTGAAGCCGCCCGCGCAGCCGTTGCCAGCCTGGACCCGGCGCCCGGACTGGAAGAGCTGGAAATGGGCGCGGCCCGTATCCAGGTAGATGAAAAGCGTATTATCAATTGCCGCGCCGACCTCAATCAGTTGGTGCCCTTTAAATACGATTGGGCCTGGCAAAAATACCTGGATGGCTGCGCCAACCACTGGATGCCCCAGGAAATCAACATGAACAAAGACGTGTCCATGTGGAAAGACCCCAACGGTCTGACCGAGGACGAGCGTCGTATCGTGGAATACTCCCTGGGTTATTTCTCCACTGCGGATTCCCTGGTTGCCAATAATCTGGTACTGGCCATCTACCGCCATATCACCAACCCGGAGTGCCGCCAGTACCTGCTGCGCCAGTCTTTCGAAGAAGCGATCCACACCCATGCCTACCAGTACTGTGTAGAATCCCTGGGCATGGACGAAGGCGAAGTCTTCAATATGTACCGCGAAGTGCCCGCCGTTGCCAAAAAGGCGGCCTGGAGCCTGTCCCACACCCAGGCGATCGGTGACCCCAACTTCAAAACCGGCACCGTAGAATCCGACCAGGAATTGCTGCGCAACCTGATCGCCTTCTATGCCGTCACAGAAGGTATCTTCTTCTACTGTGGTTTTAGCCAGATCCTGTCCATGGGCCGCCGCAACAAAATGACCGGTGTTGCCGAGCAGTTCCAGTACATCCTGCGCGACGAGTCCATGCACCTGAACTTCGGCATCGACGTGATCAACCAGATCAAACTGGAAAACCCACACCTGTGGACGGCGGAATTCCAGCAGGAAGTGACCCAGATGATTCTCGAAGGTATGGAACTCGAAGTGGCCTACGCCCGCGACACCATGCCCCGCGGCGTACTCGGTATGAACGCGAATATGATGGAAGAATACCTCCAATTCATCGCCAACCGCCGCCTCAGCCAGCTGGGCCTGAAAGAACAGTTCCCAGGCGCACAGAACCCATTCCCGTGGATGTCTGAGATTATGGACCTGCGCAAAGAGAAAAACTTCTTTGAAACCCGCGTTATCGAATATCAGACCGGCGGCGCACTGCAGTGGTAA